The Haemorhous mexicanus isolate bHaeMex1 chromosome 5, bHaeMex1.pri, whole genome shotgun sequence genome contains a region encoding:
- the LOC132327192 gene encoding sulfotransferase 6B1-like: protein MSSSGEAELLHTFKGIPFTTRSSPELLKSLDTFDAREDDVLLVSYPKSGTHWLAGVITKLYNTQVTITSPIELGDVSRLEELNKLSSKRIIPTHLDYNMLPPNFKNKKCKMIYISRNPKDTAVSMFHYYRDNPNLPTVDSWTAFFDLFLKGNVVCGSWFDHFLSWEEHEDEKNILFLFYEDMKKDLPKVVKEITLFLSLNVSDDDIQDICKKSSFSEMKNDTEKENSDPSHTVCALTSNRKLIFRKGAVGDWKNYFTPKQNIKFQEIFNEKMKLSKMANSFIYEC from the exons ATGTCCAGCTCCGGCgaggcagagctcctgcacaCATTTAAGGGGATTCCCTTCACCACCAGGTCTTCTCCAGAGCTTTTAAAATCCTTGGATACTTTTGATGCTAGAGAAGATGATGTCCTTTTGGTTTCCTATCCCAAATCTG GCACTCACTGGCTTGCAGGAGTTATAACAAAGCTTTACAATACTCAAGTCACAATAACATCTCCCATTGAACTTGGAGACGTTTCCCGACTGGAGGAGCTGAATAAACTCTCATCAAAGAGAATCATCCCAACACACTTAGACTACAATATGTTGCCTCCAAATTTTAAGAATAAGAAATGCAAG ATGATATACATCAGCAGAAATCCAAAAGACACTGCAGTTTCCATGTTTCATTACTACAGAGATAACCCAAATCTTCCCACTGTAGACAGCTGGACTGCTTTCTTTGACCTGTTCTTAAAGGGCAATG TTGTCTGTGGATCCTGGTTTGATCATTTCCTAAGCTGGGAAGAACATGAAGATGAGAAAAATATCCTCTTTTTGTTCTATGAAGACATGAAGAAG GATCTCCCTAAGGTTGTAAAGGAAATTACTCTGTTCTTGAGTTTAAACGTCAGTGATGATGATATCCAAGACATCTGCAAGAAGTCCTCATTCTCAGAGATGAAGAATGACACAGAGAAGGAGAACAGCGACCCCAGTCACACCGTGTGTGCTCTGACATCCAACAGGAAGCTGATCTTCCGAAAAG GTGCTGTTGGTGATTGGAAGAACTACTTCACTCCAAAGCAGAATATTAAGTTTCAGGAGATatttaatgagaaaatgaaaCTCAGCAAGATGGCAAACAGTTTCATCTATGAGTGCTGA